One genomic region from uncultured Subdoligranulum sp. encodes:
- a CDS encoding glycine--tRNA ligase — MKNSEKTLDMIVNLCKNRGFIYPGSEIYGGLANSWDYGPLGVEFKNNVKKAWLKKFVQESPYNVGLDAAILMNPQTWVTTGHVASFSDPLLDCRACKSRHRADKLIADCEQGKNVDVDAMTFDEMDAFIASHPEVVCPVCGKHDFTPIRKFNLMFKTAIGVTEDSSSTCYLRPETAQGIFVNFANIQRTTRRKLPFGVCQVGKAFRNEITPGNFTFRTREFEQMECEFFCKPDTDLKWFAYWKDFCKNWLLSLGIKEENLRLRDHEAAELAFYSRATTDIEYAFPFTDWGELWGIADRTNYDLSRHQEASGKSLEYFDPETNEHYIPYVIEPSLGCDRVALAFLCEAYDEEHLVDAKGKEDVRTVLHLHPFLAPFKCAVLPLSKKLGDKAMEIRNELAKDFMVDYDDAGSIGKRYRRQDEIGTPLCITVDFQTVGDDKVAADNCVTIRDRDTMEQVRLPISELKDYIAKKVAF; from the coding sequence ATGAAGAACAGTGAAAAGACCCTGGACATGATCGTCAACCTGTGCAAAAACCGCGGGTTCATCTACCCCGGCAGCGAAATCTACGGCGGCCTGGCCAACAGCTGGGACTACGGTCCTCTGGGCGTTGAGTTCAAGAACAACGTCAAAAAGGCCTGGCTGAAGAAATTCGTCCAGGAAAGCCCCTATAACGTCGGCCTGGATGCGGCCATCCTGATGAATCCCCAGACCTGGGTGACCACCGGCCATGTGGCCAGCTTCTCTGACCCCCTGCTGGACTGCCGTGCCTGCAAGAGCCGTCACCGCGCGGACAAGCTGATCGCCGACTGCGAGCAGGGCAAGAATGTGGACGTGGATGCCATGACCTTCGACGAGATGGACGCCTTCATCGCCAGTCATCCCGAGGTGGTCTGCCCCGTCTGCGGCAAGCACGACTTCACCCCCATCCGTAAATTCAACCTGATGTTCAAGACGGCCATCGGCGTCACCGAGGATTCTTCCTCCACCTGCTACCTGCGCCCCGAGACCGCCCAGGGCATCTTCGTCAACTTTGCCAACATCCAGCGCACCACCCGCCGCAAGCTGCCCTTTGGCGTCTGCCAGGTGGGCAAGGCGTTCCGCAACGAGATCACGCCGGGCAACTTCACCTTCCGTACCCGCGAATTCGAGCAGATGGAGTGCGAGTTCTTCTGCAAGCCCGACACCGACCTGAAATGGTTCGCCTACTGGAAGGACTTCTGCAAGAACTGGCTGCTGAGCCTGGGCATCAAGGAGGAGAACCTGCGTCTGCGTGACCATGAGGCTGCCGAGCTGGCCTTCTACTCCCGCGCCACCACCGACATCGAGTACGCCTTCCCGTTCACCGACTGGGGCGAGCTGTGGGGCATTGCCGACCGCACCAACTACGACCTGAGCCGCCATCAGGAAGCCTCCGGCAAGAGCTTGGAGTACTTTGACCCCGAGACCAACGAGCACTACATTCCCTATGTCATCGAGCCGTCCCTGGGCTGCGACCGTGTGGCGCTGGCCTTCCTGTGCGAGGCCTACGACGAGGAGCACCTGGTGGACGCCAAGGGCAAGGAGGATGTGCGCACCGTGCTGCATCTGCATCCCTTTCTGGCTCCCTTCAAGTGCGCAGTGTTGCCGCTGTCCAAGAAGCTGGGCGACAAGGCCATGGAAATCCGCAACGAGCTGGCCAAGGACTTCATGGTGGACTACGACGACGCCGGTTCCATCGGCAAACGGTACCGCCGTCAGGATGAGATCGGCACCCCGCTGTGCATCACGGTGGACTTCCAGACCGTGGGCGACGACAAAGTGGCTGCCGACAACTGCGTCACTATCCGTGACCGCGACACCATGGAGCAGGTCCGTCTGCCCATCAGCGAGCTGAAGGACTACATCGCCAAGAAAGTGGCGTTCTGA
- the murC gene encoding UDP-N-acetylmuramate--L-alanine ligase: MVLNMFDPKLLDGVKTVHFIGCGGSGTYPLIQILHSHGFAITGSDVEETKNTEAERALGVKVTIGHDAANLGDAQLVVYSAAIHEDNPELQAANARGIKTVERSVLLGYVSRMHPQSVGVAGTHGKTTTTGMITTMLELAGRDPAAVIGGKLPLIGGYGKAGSGQSAVIEACEYHETFLHLTCAVGVILNIDNDHLEYYGTMGQLKLAFQKFALLSHTVVFNMDDHNTLDVVNSIDRPVLSFGIQEEARFRAVNVAEYKPGFYEFDVLEMGENFAHIRLSVPGYHNIYNALAMCCCVRPLGLRPEDAVRAAESFHGTGRRFEIKGECNGAVIVDDYAHHPTELAATLKTAKGLGYQRVIAVHQPFTYSRTKMLMDDFANVLREADQVVLLPIMGGREEDDGTVSSEQLAAKIPGSVVVDGLEGAADWVKQHAGKGDLVVCMSCGDLYKAADMMVGK; this comes from the coding sequence ATGGTATTGAACATGTTTGACCCGAAATTGCTGGATGGCGTCAAGACCGTACATTTTATCGGTTGCGGCGGATCCGGGACCTATCCGCTGATTCAGATCCTGCACAGCCATGGCTTTGCCATCACCGGGTCTGATGTGGAAGAAACCAAAAACACCGAGGCGGAGCGTGCCCTCGGCGTCAAGGTGACGATTGGCCACGATGCCGCCAATCTGGGGGACGCCCAGCTGGTGGTGTACAGCGCCGCCATTCATGAGGACAATCCCGAGCTGCAGGCCGCCAATGCCCGGGGCATCAAGACGGTGGAGCGCAGTGTGCTGCTGGGCTATGTGAGCCGGATGCATCCCCAGAGCGTAGGCGTGGCGGGTACCCACGGCAAGACCACCACCACCGGCATGATCACCACCATGCTGGAGCTGGCCGGACGGGACCCGGCAGCTGTGATCGGCGGCAAACTGCCGCTGATCGGCGGTTACGGCAAAGCGGGCAGCGGGCAGAGCGCCGTCATCGAGGCCTGTGAATACCACGAGACCTTCCTGCACCTTACCTGTGCGGTGGGGGTTATCCTGAACATCGATAACGACCATCTGGAATACTACGGCACCATGGGACAGCTGAAGCTGGCGTTCCAGAAGTTCGCCCTTCTGTCCCACACGGTGGTCTTCAACATGGATGACCACAACACGCTGGATGTGGTGAACAGCATCGACCGTCCGGTGCTGAGCTTCGGCATCCAGGAGGAGGCGCGGTTCCGTGCCGTCAACGTGGCGGAGTACAAACCCGGCTTCTATGAGTTCGACGTGCTGGAAATGGGCGAGAACTTTGCCCACATCCGGCTGAGCGTGCCCGGCTACCACAACATCTACAATGCACTGGCCATGTGCTGCTGTGTGCGTCCGCTGGGGCTCCGTCCCGAGGATGCCGTCCGTGCAGCCGAGTCCTTCCACGGGACCGGCCGCCGCTTCGAGATCAAGGGCGAGTGCAACGGGGCGGTCATCGTGGACGATTACGCCCACCATCCCACCGAGCTGGCGGCCACGCTGAAAACCGCCAAGGGGCTGGGTTACCAGCGGGTGATCGCGGTGCATCAGCCCTTTACCTACAGCCGCACCAAGATGCTGATGGACGACTTCGCCAATGTGCTGCGGGAGGCCGACCAGGTGGTGCTGCTGCCCATCATGGGCGGCCGCGAGGAAGATGACGGCACGGTCAGCTCCGAGCAGCTGGCCGCCAAGATCCCCGGCAGCGTGGTGGTGGATGGCCTGGAAGGTGCCGCCGACTGGGTCAAACAGCATGCCGGCAAGGGGGACCTGGTGGTCTGCATGAGCTGCGGCGATCTGTACAAGGCCGCGGACATGATGGTCGGCAAATAA
- a CDS encoding aminopeptidase, whose protein sequence is MNQHYLQLYADFVVKVGVNVRPRQNFIVRCPVTMPEFAHACVRAGYEAGAKRVIVRWEDDKLTRLNMELGQEADLCEMKPYELRSYLDYAEDPDGCCTLAIHADDPEALAGLDAGKVNRVNLARRTFMKSWQEYTMNDRVQWCVIAVPAPGWAAKVFPDLPVEEAVEKLWAVIFDVCRVSTGDPVTAWKEHVTKTAARRDQLNAWDLDYVHITSGNGTNLKVGLAQDATWEGASSKSEKGIQFIANVPTEEVFCAPDRNRVEGVVYGTKPYVYNGQLIEGWHVTFKNGQVVEHGAEKNADLLAELLSTDENSNRIGEIALVPASSPINRSGVLFFNTLFDENAACHIAFGAGYPTNIRGGASMTRAQLMEKGLNDSAIHEDVMIGAADSHITGVTKSGEKVTIFENGEWAF, encoded by the coding sequence ATGAACCAGCACTATCTGCAGCTGTATGCTGATTTTGTTGTGAAGGTGGGCGTCAACGTGCGCCCGCGCCAGAATTTTATCGTCCGCTGCCCGGTCACCATGCCGGAGTTTGCCCACGCCTGTGTGCGCGCCGGCTACGAAGCGGGGGCCAAGCGGGTCATCGTCCGCTGGGAGGATGACAAGCTCACCCGCCTGAATATGGAACTGGGGCAGGAGGCGGACCTCTGCGAGATGAAACCCTACGAGCTGCGCAGCTATCTGGACTATGCGGAGGACCCGGACGGCTGCTGCACGCTGGCCATCCATGCCGACGACCCCGAGGCGCTGGCCGGACTGGATGCCGGCAAGGTCAACCGGGTGAACCTGGCACGGCGCACCTTCATGAAGTCCTGGCAGGAGTACACCATGAACGACCGCGTGCAGTGGTGTGTCATTGCGGTGCCGGCGCCGGGCTGGGCGGCCAAGGTGTTCCCCGATCTGCCGGTGGAGGAGGCCGTGGAAAAGCTGTGGGCGGTCATCTTTGATGTCTGCCGGGTTTCCACGGGGGACCCTGTCACGGCCTGGAAGGAGCATGTGACCAAGACGGCCGCCCGCCGCGACCAGCTCAATGCCTGGGATCTGGACTATGTGCACATCACCAGCGGCAACGGCACCAACCTGAAGGTGGGGCTGGCCCAGGATGCCACCTGGGAGGGAGCTTCCAGCAAATCGGAGAAAGGCATACAGTTCATCGCCAACGTGCCCACCGAGGAAGTTTTCTGCGCCCCTGACCGCAACCGGGTGGAGGGTGTTGTCTACGGCACCAAACCCTATGTCTACAACGGACAGCTCATCGAGGGCTGGCACGTAACCTTCAAGAATGGCCAGGTGGTGGAGCATGGCGCCGAGAAAAACGCCGATCTGCTGGCCGAGCTGCTCTCCACCGACGAGAACTCCAACCGCATCGGCGAGATTGCCCTGGTGCCGGCCTCCAGCCCCATCAACCGCAGCGGTGTGCTCTTCTTCAATACCTTGTTTGATGAGAATGCGGCCTGCCATATCGCTTTCGGTGCCGGCTATCCCACCAACATCCGCGGCGGTGCCTCCATGACCCGGGCCCAGCTGATGGAGAAGGGCCTCAACGATTCCGCCATCCATGAGGATGTGATGATCGGTGCCGCCGACAGCCACATCACCGGCGTGACGAAATCCGGCGAGAAAGTCACCATCTTCGAAAACGGCGAATGGGCCTTCTGA
- a CDS encoding DUF2812 domain-containing protein: MKLLNGETVYRLVPCPCYEVEACESWLTDMAAEGLFVEKLGRTLARFRRGTPCAVRYRLTAARLKGGWLDTVPTEPLSAEKALYSEYGWEFVCSQQEFFLYACRDPQAPELHTDPPVQALSLKMARRSAWWSLVGGFLVLALQFFLNGWGRLARLLVEMPLLSCCIYLYIFGALFLAARDVYHIFRLSRRLGRGYPPDHRKNWHATARVYRISRGITLGAFSLVMVLAFGTLVQMDSRQPLENYQGSLPFATLQDLTDGTLVQEDDGYNTLEKRHSMLAPVILEYSERGVILEDGESPWDTSLSVQYYDTRSPWLARFLVGDLHENHAFLAGEPQPLPPLAGMDAAYAYSDGKGVFRQLILVQGRRVLSVLWTDPDGSWDFDRLAPRFAEVFAAAAS; encoded by the coding sequence ATGAAACTGCTCAACGGGGAGACCGTATACCGTCTGGTGCCCTGCCCGTGCTATGAGGTGGAGGCCTGCGAGAGCTGGCTGACCGACATGGCCGCCGAAGGGCTGTTTGTGGAGAAGCTGGGCCGGACGCTGGCCCGGTTCCGCCGGGGCACACCCTGCGCTGTGCGCTACCGGCTGACTGCGGCCCGGCTGAAGGGCGGTTGGCTGGACACAGTCCCCACCGAGCCGCTTTCCGCCGAGAAGGCCCTCTACTCCGAATACGGCTGGGAGTTTGTCTGTTCCCAGCAGGAATTCTTTCTGTATGCCTGCCGGGATCCCCAGGCCCCCGAACTGCACACCGACCCGCCCGTCCAGGCGCTGAGCCTGAAGATGGCCCGCCGCAGCGCCTGGTGGTCCCTGGTGGGTGGATTCCTCGTTCTTGCGCTGCAGTTTTTTCTGAACGGCTGGGGACGCCTGGCGCGGCTTCTGGTGGAGATGCCGCTGCTTTCCTGCTGCATATACCTGTATATCTTCGGCGCCCTGTTCCTTGCCGCCCGGGATGTATACCATATTTTCCGGCTGAGCCGACGCCTGGGCCGGGGTTATCCGCCGGACCACCGGAAGAACTGGCATGCCACCGCACGGGTCTACCGCATCAGCCGTGGGATCACCCTGGGCGCCTTTTCCCTGGTGATGGTGCTTGCTTTCGGAACCCTCGTGCAGATGGATTCCCGACAGCCTCTGGAAAACTACCAGGGTTCCCTCCCCTTTGCCACGCTGCAGGACCTGACCGACGGCACGCTGGTGCAGGAGGACGACGGATACAACACGCTGGAGAAACGGCATTCCATGCTGGCGCCCGTCATTCTGGAATACAGCGAAAGAGGAGTTATTCTGGAGGACGGGGAATCTCCGTGGGATACCTCCCTTTCCGTGCAATATTATGATACCCGCTCCCCCTGGCTGGCACGGTTTCTGGTCGGTGACCTGCATGAAAACCATGCCTTCCTGGCCGGGGAACCGCAACCGTTGCCGCCCCTGGCCGGGATGGATGCCGCTTATGCCTACAGCGACGGGAAGGGTGTTTTCCGGCAGCTGATCCTCGTGCAGGGCCGCCGGGTACTTTCCGTGCTGTGGACAGACCCTGACGGCAGTTGGGATTTTGACCGGCTGGCTCCGCGCTTTGCGGAAGTCTTTGCCGCTGCCGCCTCCTGA
- a CDS encoding PadR family transcriptional regulator: MPKQAMENLTESMFYLLMALQQGDACGAEISARAAQISGGAVRLGPATLYTLLARFEKEGLLADAGTVGCKRYYRLTAAGKAAYEGERARLQRCLDDAARAEITAPARLTKGEDRDETAQRGDRIPSGALPVL, encoded by the coding sequence ATGCCCAAACAGGCCATGGAAAATCTGACCGAGTCCATGTTCTATCTTTTGATGGCGCTCCAGCAGGGCGATGCCTGCGGCGCCGAAATTTCCGCCCGGGCGGCACAGATCTCGGGCGGCGCCGTGCGGCTAGGCCCCGCCACCCTCTACACCCTGCTGGCCCGCTTTGAAAAGGAAGGCCTGCTGGCCGATGCAGGCACCGTGGGCTGCAAACGTTACTACCGCCTGACCGCCGCCGGCAAGGCCGCCTACGAAGGAGAGCGCGCCCGCCTGCAGCGCTGCCTGGACGACGCCGCCCGGGCCGAGATCACCGCCCCCGCCCGTCTGACGAAAGGAGAGGACCGGGATGAAACTGCTCAACGGGGAGACCGTATACCGTCTGGTGCCCTGCCCGTGCTATGA
- the rimP gene encoding ribosome maturation factor RimP, with protein MAKQQNSGGAARTVETLVRPTVEGMGLRLWDVRFEKEGPDWFLRVLIDRDEPLDTDTCEAVSRAIDPILDEADPIDQSYYLEVGSPGLGRRLTRPEHYEALRGQKCAAHLIRPDEAGRRDVAGILQGLDVDGNVTLADGEETYTFPVKAAGYVKLCDDEDLFG; from the coding sequence ATGGCAAAACAGCAAAACAGCGGCGGTGCGGCCCGTACGGTCGAAACGCTGGTGCGCCCCACGGTGGAAGGCATGGGCCTGCGCCTGTGGGATGTCCGTTTTGAAAAGGAAGGCCCCGACTGGTTTCTGCGGGTGCTGATCGACCGGGATGAGCCGCTGGATACCGATACCTGCGAAGCCGTTTCCCGTGCGATCGACCCCATCCTGGACGAGGCGGATCCCATTGACCAGAGCTATTATCTGGAAGTGGGCAGCCCCGGGCTGGGACGGCGGCTGACCCGCCCCGAGCACTACGAAGCGCTGCGCGGGCAGAAGTGCGCAGCCCACCTGATCCGCCCCGATGAGGCGGGACGCCGCGATGTGGCGGGCATCCTGCAGGGGCTGGATGTCGACGGCAATGTGACCCTGGCAGACGGGGAGGAGACCTACACCTTCCCGGTGAAGGCTGCAGGGTACGTCAAACTCTGCGATGATGAAGACCTGTTTGGCTGA
- the nusA gene encoding transcription termination factor NusA has protein sequence MATANNEFFDALAALEKERGLPEDYLIEKIKAAIVIAVKKDYEVEDDNVVVDIDPEIGAFRASLLRDIVEEVENPHTQVSLEEAQKVRKSYRVGQRMVTQLKTKEFGRIAAQTAKHVIRQGLREGERNLQCSEMQSRAHELITATVVSIDPERGNIVLDLGKGGSAVLPRNEQVPGETFHEGETVQVYVVDVLATDRGPRVTISRTHPGLVKRMFELEVPEIYDGTVEIKAIAREAGARTKLAVWSKNPDVDPVGACIGARGARVEKIVQELGGEKIDVIRWSEDITEFISAALSPAKVVKVELLPGETKSCRVTVPDHQLSLAIGNKGQNVRLCAHLTGYNIDIRPESGYYGEDEE, from the coding sequence ATGGCTACTGCGAACAACGAATTCTTTGATGCCCTGGCTGCGCTGGAAAAGGAGCGCGGTCTGCCGGAAGATTACCTGATCGAGAAGATCAAGGCAGCCATCGTTATTGCCGTGAAGAAGGACTACGAGGTGGAAGACGACAACGTGGTGGTGGATATCGACCCGGAGATCGGTGCTTTCCGTGCCAGCCTGCTGCGCGACATCGTGGAAGAAGTGGAGAACCCCCACACCCAGGTCAGCCTGGAGGAGGCCCAGAAGGTCCGCAAGAGCTATCGGGTGGGCCAGCGGATGGTCACCCAGCTCAAGACCAAGGAGTTCGGCCGCATTGCTGCGCAGACCGCCAAGCATGTGATCCGTCAGGGTCTGCGGGAAGGCGAGCGCAACCTGCAGTGCAGCGAGATGCAGTCCCGTGCCCACGAACTCATCACGGCCACGGTGGTTTCCATTGATCCCGAGCGCGGCAATATCGTGCTGGATCTGGGCAAGGGCGGCAGCGCCGTGCTGCCCCGCAACGAGCAGGTCCCCGGTGAGACCTTCCATGAGGGCGAGACCGTGCAGGTCTACGTGGTGGATGTGCTGGCCACCGACCGTGGTCCCCGCGTGACGATCAGCCGGACCCATCCCGGCCTGGTCAAGCGGATGTTCGAGCTGGAAGTGCCGGAGATCTATGACGGCACCGTGGAGATCAAGGCCATCGCCCGTGAGGCCGGTGCCCGCACCAAGCTGGCGGTCTGGAGCAAGAACCCCGACGTGGATCCTGTGGGTGCCTGCATCGGTGCCCGGGGTGCCCGTGTGGAGAAGATCGTCCAGGAGCTGGGCGGCGAGAAGATCGATGTCATCCGCTGGAGCGAGGACATCACCGAGTTCATCTCGGCGGCGCTGTCGCCGGCCAAGGTGGTCAAGGTGGAGCTGCTTCCCGGCGAGACCAAGAGCTGCCGCGTGACGGTGCCGGATCACCAGCTGAGCCTGGCCATCGGCAACAAGGGACAGAATGTACGTCTGTGCGCGCATCTGACCGGTTACAATATTGATATCCGCCCTGAGTCCGGTTACTACGGCGAGGACGAGGAATAA
- a CDS encoding RNase P modulator RnpM — protein sequence MQQQKQKKIPVRRCVGCNAQRPKRELVRVVRSPEGEISIDLRGKAPGRGAYLCPSAACLAKARKAKRLERTFEVPIPGEIYDRLTEEIQCAEQSAKEAAEHGE from the coding sequence TTGCAGCAGCAAAAGCAAAAAAAGATCCCGGTGCGCCGTTGCGTGGGCTGTAATGCCCAGCGTCCCAAGCGCGAGCTGGTGCGCGTTGTGCGCAGCCCGGAAGGCGAGATCAGCATTGATCTGCGCGGCAAGGCCCCGGGACGGGGGGCATATCTCTGCCCGTCCGCCGCATGCCTGGCGAAAGCCCGCAAAGCCAAGCGGCTGGAGCGCACGTTTGAGGTCCCCATCCCCGGGGAAATCTACGATCGCCTGACCGAGGAGATCCAATGCGCGGAACAAAGTGCAAAGGAGGCGGCAGAGCATGGCGAATGA
- a CDS encoding ribosomal L7Ae/L30e/S12e/Gadd45 family protein has translation MANDQHPLLGALGLCRKAGKLLHGYDRVQENALRGKVALVLLAADASERTVTHMRSACEGIVACEQMPLTTADLAMLTPKPAAVFGITDEHLAQLCAKHLT, from the coding sequence ATGGCGAATGATCAACATCCGTTGTTGGGCGCGCTGGGGCTTTGCCGCAAAGCCGGAAAGCTGCTGCACGGGTACGACCGGGTGCAGGAGAATGCCCTGCGCGGTAAGGTGGCGCTGGTCCTGCTTGCCGCAGACGCCAGCGAACGCACCGTGACCCACATGCGCAGCGCCTGTGAGGGCATCGTGGCCTGTGAGCAGATGCCGCTGACCACCGCCGATCTGGCGATGCTCACCCCCAAGCCCGCCGCTGTGTTCGGCATAACGGACGAACACCTTGCGCAGCTGTGCGCAAAACATCTTACCTGA
- the infB gene encoding translation initiation factor IF-2 produces MDFKYKIADVAKEFGVPAKKVIETVSAVTGDAYKTGGTFGEKELNFLLETLTRENAEASLDAYLASGAKKEEPKPAPKAEAKKPEAKKHEAKRENRKPEKPAEKRNEKRVTLQELAADTGIKKPVAATEQVKVNRAQVSVDTRTVDVNVDKFNARYDDLADSRNMPNKRKNQPTGKKEKFNNRNNRRGQQFGRRRETEAERLQRIQLEKARNAQLKISIPDEITVGELASRLKQTAAKVVAKFMQMGEMHAVSDVVDFDTAALIAEEFHAKVEHEVHVSIEERLFVQEEDNAADLVERPPVVVVMGHVDHGKTSILDAIRKTNVTAGEAGGITQAIGAYQVKSGDNIITFLDTPGHEAFTAMRARGANMTDIAVLVVAADDGIMPQTIESINHAKAANVKLIVAINKMDKPTANPERVKEQLTKYEIVPEDWGGDVACIPVSALTGMGISDLLERIVLEAEVMELKANPKRRGKGAVVEARLDKGQGPVATLLVQNGTLRKGDCLIAGTAVGRVRTMRDDKGREITEAGPSTPVEITGLTEVPEAGELFEAVEDEKLARELADKRTAEAKERQFAAYTKVTLDNLFDQMAANDMKELPIVVKADVQGSAEAIKQSLEKLSNDEVRVRVIHAGVGAISKSDVSLADASNAIIIGFNVRPDAIAKAEAEQTGVEMRMYRVIYDAINDVSDAMKGMLAPKIREVALGEAQVRQVYKISSVGTVAGCRVTSGKITRDAQLRLVRDGIVICEDAIASLKRFKDDAKEVAEGFECGITLAKFSDIKEGDVFECFKLEEYRD; encoded by the coding sequence ATGGATTTTAAATATAAGATTGCTGATGTTGCCAAGGAGTTCGGCGTGCCCGCCAAGAAGGTCATCGAGACCGTTTCCGCCGTCACGGGGGATGCCTACAAGACGGGCGGAACCTTCGGGGAGAAGGAGCTGAACTTCCTGCTGGAGACGCTGACCCGCGAGAACGCCGAGGCGAGCCTGGACGCGTATCTCGCTAGCGGTGCCAAGAAGGAAGAGCCCAAGCCGGCCCCCAAGGCGGAGGCGAAGAAGCCGGAAGCCAAGAAGCACGAGGCCAAGCGGGAGAACCGCAAGCCCGAGAAGCCGGCGGAGAAGCGCAACGAGAAGCGCGTCACGCTGCAGGAGCTGGCCGCCGATACCGGCATCAAGAAGCCGGTGGCTGCCACCGAGCAGGTGAAGGTCAACCGTGCCCAGGTGTCGGTGGACACCCGCACGGTGGACGTGAACGTGGATAAGTTCAATGCCCGGTATGACGATCTGGCCGACAGCCGCAACATGCCCAACAAGCGCAAGAACCAGCCCACAGGCAAGAAGGAAAAGTTCAACAACCGCAACAACCGCCGCGGCCAGCAGTTCGGCCGCCGCCGCGAGACCGAGGCCGAGCGTCTGCAGCGCATCCAGCTGGAGAAAGCCCGCAATGCCCAGCTGAAGATCTCCATTCCCGACGAGATCACGGTGGGCGAGCTGGCCAGCCGTCTGAAGCAGACCGCCGCCAAGGTGGTTGCCAAGTTCATGCAGATGGGCGAGATGCACGCAGTCTCCGACGTGGTGGACTTCGACACCGCCGCCCTCATCGCCGAGGAATTCCATGCCAAGGTGGAGCATGAAGTCCATGTCTCCATCGAGGAGCGCCTCTTCGTGCAGGAGGAGGACAACGCTGCCGATCTGGTGGAACGTCCCCCGGTCGTGGTGGTCATGGGCCACGTCGACCACGGCAAGACCTCTATCCTGGACGCCATCCGCAAGACCAATGTGACCGCAGGCGAGGCCGGCGGCATCACCCAGGCCATCGGTGCCTACCAGGTCAAGAGCGGCGACAACATCATCACCTTCCTGGATACCCCGGGCCATGAGGCGTTCACCGCCATGCGTGCCCGCGGCGCCAACATGACCGATATCGCGGTCCTGGTGGTGGCGGCCGACGACGGCATCATGCCCCAGACCATCGAGTCCATCAACCATGCCAAGGCGGCCAACGTGAAGCTCATCGTGGCCATCAACAAGATGGATAAACCCACCGCCAACCCCGAGCGCGTGAAGGAACAGCTCACCAAGTACGAGATCGTCCCCGAGGACTGGGGCGGCGACGTGGCCTGCATCCCGGTTTCCGCCCTCACCGGCATGGGTATCTCCGACCTGCTGGAGCGCATCGTGCTGGAAGCGGAAGTCATGGAACTGAAGGCCAACCCCAAGCGCCGCGGCAAGGGCGCTGTGGTGGAAGCCCGTCTGGACAAGGGCCAGGGCCCTGTGGCCACCCTGCTGGTGCAGAACGGTACGCTGCGCAAGGGCGACTGCCTGATCGCCGGTACCGCCGTGGGCCGTGTGCGTACCATGCGGGACGACAAGGGCCGCGAGATCACCGAGGCCGGTCCGTCCACCCCTGTGGAGATCACCGGTCTGACCGAAGTGCCGGAAGCCGGCGAACTGTTCGAGGCGGTTGAGGACGAGAAGCTGGCCCGCGAGCTGGCCGACAAGCGTACCGCCGAGGCCAAGGAACGCCAGTTTGCCGCCTACACCAAGGTCACCCTGGATAACCTGTTCGATCAGATGGCAGCCAACGACATGAAGGAACTGCCCATCGTGGTCAAGGCGGATGTCCAGGGCTCCGCCGAAGCCATCAAGCAGAGCCTGGAGAAGCTCTCCAACGACGAGGTCCGCGTCCGGGTCATCCATGCGGGCGTGGGCGCCATCTCCAAGTCGGATGTCTCGCTGGCCGATGCCTCCAACGCCATCATCATCGGCTTCAACGTCCGCCCCGACGCCATCGCCAAGGCGGAAGCCGAGCAGACCGGCGTGGAAATGCGTATGTACCGCGTCATCTACGATGCCATCAACGATGTTTCCGACGCCATGAAGGGCATGCTGGCCCCCAAGATCCGCGAGGTGGCGCTGGGCGAGGCCCAGGTCCGTCAGGTCTACAAGATCTCCAGCGTGGGCACCGTGGCCGGCTGCCGTGTCACCAGCGGCAAGATCACCCGGGATGCCCAGCTGCGTCTGGTGCGTGACGGCATCGTCATCTGCG